In Achromobacter pestifer, the DNA window ACGGCGAGGAAGCCATCACCCTGCTGCCCGATCTGGATGCGGGCGCGACCGGCTCCATGACCGGCGGCGGCTTCGCCGACGGCCTGCGTCCCATCATCGAGGCCCACCGCGCCGGCAGGCGGGACGAGGCTTACCGCTTGTACGAGCGCTGGCTGCCCCTGATCAACTACGAAAACCGGCAGGGCGGCATCCTCAGCGCCAAGGCCTTGATGAAGGCCGGCGGCGTGATCGCTTGCGAGGCGCCGCGCCACCCGCTGCCAGCCATGCGAGAGGAGGTCCGCCAGGGCTTGCTTGAGACCGCAAGGCGCCTGGATCCGCTGGTCCTGCGCTGGGGGCGTTGAGCAGGGATTGATCAGCCCGCCAAACACACTGTTCCGTCACGCTGAACAAGCCTGTCACGCTTGACGGTTAAAATCCCTGGCTATCCATCCAGTCGGGGGCGCGTGTGCAGCCGGTCATTTCAGTTCAGGATCTATCCAAACGGTACGCATCGGGGTTCCAGGCGCTCAAGAGCGTGAACCTGGACATCCAGCGCGGTGAGATTTTCGCGCTGCTGGGTCCCAACGGCGCGGGCAAGACGACGCTGATCAGCATCATCTGCGGCATCGTCAATCCCACCGCCGGCCGCGTGCTGGCCGACGGCCACGACATACTCACGGAGTTCCGCGCGGCCCGCGCCAAGATCGGCCTGGTGCCGCAGGAAATCTCCACCGACGCCTTCGAGAGCGTCTGGAATACCGTCAACTTCAGCCGCGGCCTGTTCGGCAAGCCGGCTGATCACGCTTACGTCGAGAAAGTGCTGCGCGACCTGTCCCTGTGGGACAAGAAGGACAGCCGCATCATGGCGCTGTCGGGCGGCATGAAGCGCCGCGTCATGATCGCCAAGGCGCTGTCGCACGAACCCGCCATCCTGTTCCTGGACGAGCCTACCGCCGGCGTGGACGTCGAATTGCGGCGCGGCATGTGGGAAATGGTGCGGCGGCTGCGCGAAAGCGGCGTCACCATCATCCTCACCACCCATTACATCGAGGAAGCCCAGGAAATGGCCGACCGCGTCGGCGTGATCCGCAAGGGCGAGATCATCCTGGTCGAAGAGAAGCACGCGCTGATGGCCAAGCTGGGCAAGCGCCAGCTGGCGCTGACCCTGAAGGCGCCGCTGCCCGGCATCCCCACGGCGCTGGACGCCTTCCAGCTGGAACTCTCCGACAACGGCCACAAGCTGGTCTACACCTACGACAACCAGGGCGGCGGGGAAATCTCCCGGCTGCTGCATGAGCTCTCGCGGCTGGAGATTGAATTCACCGACCTGAATTCGTCGGAAAGCTCGCTCGAGGATATCTTTGTCAGCCTGGTGCACGGTCAATCATGAACTTCTACGCCATCCGCGCTATCTACCTGTTTGAAATGGCCCGCGCGTGGCGCACGCTGATGCAAAGCGTGCTGTCGCCCGTGATCTCCACCTCGCTGTACTTCGTGGTGTTCGGTTCCGCCATCGGCTCGCACATGGTCGAGATCGACGGCGTGAGCTACGGCGCCTTCATCGTGCCCGGCATGATCATGCTGTCGTTGCTGACGCAAAGCATCGCCAACGCGTCCTTCGGCATCTACATGCCGAGGTTCTCGGGCACCATCTACGAGATCCACTCGGCGCCCATCTCCTACGTGGAGATCGTCATGGGTTATGTGGGCGCCGCCGCCAGCAAGTCCATCATCCTGGGGCTGATCATGCTGGCCACGGCGCGCCTGTTCGTATCGTTCGAGGTCGCGCATCCGTTCTGGATGCTGGGCTTCCTGGTGCTGACGGCCGTGACCTTCAGCCTGTTCGGCTTCATCATCGGCATCTGGGCCGACGGCTTCGAGAAGTTGCAGATCATCCCGCTGATGATCATCACGCCGCTGACGTTCCTGGGCGGCACCTTCTATTCCATCAAGATGCTGCCGCCGTTCTGGCAGACCGCCACCTTGTTCAACCCGGTGGTCTACCTGGTCAGCGGATTCCGCTGGGCCTTCTACGGCGTGGCCGACGTCAGCGTCGAAGTCAGCGTGGGCATGACGCTGGTGTTCCTGCTGGCCTGCCTGGTGGGCGTGCGCTGGATCTTCAAGACCGGCTACCGGCTGAAGACCTAGCGCCAGCCAGCGCAGGCAGGCCGTGGACGAGGGCGTCTCAGGATTGCGCCATCGGCGCGCGGCGGGCCATGCCGCCGTGCGCGTCGAGCAGCCGCTCGCGCCAGGCGTGGATGGGATCGTCCCCGGCCAGCAGTTCCAGCGTGCTGGTGCAGCGCGCCCACATGAACATGCCGAACACCGCATAGTCGGCATAGGCCGGCTGCTCGCCAGCCAGGTAGGGCTGCTTGCCCAGCATCTGCCGCAAGGGCAGCAGCGCGGAACGCAATGCGGCAACCTGATCGTCATAGCCCGAGGGCAGGTCTTCCAGCCTGCCGAAGCGCTTTTCCCTCGTGGCGCGGAAATAGTCCCGGTCTTTTTCGTGGATCAGGCCGTGGATGCTGGGCAGCAGCAGCCGCGCCAGCGTGGGCACCAGGGTGGTGTCCGACCATGAATTCACGAACAGGCTCAGCGCGCGGCCGCTGGCGCCGCCGAACAAGGAGGGCCGCTCGGGAAAAGTGTCTTCCAGGTAGCAGGCGATCTGCCAGGAATCACTGACGACATGGTCGTCGTGCACCAGCACCGGCACCAGCTTCTGGCCGGAAAAGTCTATGGCTTCCTTTTCGGTGAAGCGCCAGGGCACGGTCGTGGCGGTCAGGCCCTTGTGGGCCAGGGCCATGTGGGTCTTCCAGCAATGCGGGCTGAAGCGCAGCGAGGCGTCGGCGCCCGCCAGGTCATAGAGAGTGAGATCCGGGGTCAAGATACTGCGCTCCTTCTGCGTGTCGGTGAGGGAAACCGGAAACAGGATAACCGGTTGCGCAAGCCGCACGGCCCAGGCTTCCCTGGCGCGCTACCTGTCGGCGTCGGGCCGGATCAGCGTGCGGCCCAGCAATTGGCCCGGCCAACCATTTACGTCGAAGGTCGAAATCCGTTCGTAGCCGCAGGATTCGTAAAAGCGCGCCAGGGCGCCGTTGCCGCCGCCATAGCAGTCCACGCGCAGGCGCTCCACGCTCGCGGCGCGCGCCTGGTCATCGGCAAAGGCCAGCAAGCGCCGGCCGAGGCCGCGCGCGCGCTCGTCGCGCGAGGCGACCAGCAGTCTCACGTAGATTTCCGGCTCGGTCGCCGCAGGCACATAAGGCATGGATGAGCCCAACACCAGAGCGCCGTGGATGGCGCCTCCCGGTTCCTCGGCGACCCAGGCGCCGGGCAGCGCGCAGGCTTCGGTCACGCCCGCGATGCGCTTGGGCAGGGTGGACCAGGGCTCGCTGCCCCATTGCCCCTCGTTGCCCATGCTCACGAACCAGGCGATCACGTCGTCGAAGATCCGCAATACCGCGGGGGCATCTTCCACGCATGCGCGGCGGATCGTCAGCCGGCTTGCTTCTGTTGCCGTCAAGGTCACAACTCCTCCAGGTTTTTATGGCTCGGGGTATTCCGAACAGACCTCATCATAGATGCGCCGCCTGGAGCCTGGGCGCGATCCGCGGTCAGTTCCACACCAGCCTGAGTAGGACGGCGGACAAATAGAGACCGCAGCCGAACACCGCATGCGTCGCCAAGCTGCGCAGGCGGTTCTTCCAGGGTGTGGGCGTGCGCGACGCGGCGATTCCCGCGCCCATGGCGGGCTGCATGACGAAAAAAGGCATGGCGACGGTCACCACGCCCACGGCCAGGGCGGGCAGCCATGTGGGATCGCGCAGCCATGCCGCGCCCTGGATGCCGACCAGCAGCGCGGCGAACGCCAAGCCGACGGCGTAGTGGATCGTCCAGCCCAGCGGCGACTCGCCCGTTATGGGCTCGGCCCGGCCGATGTTGGCGTGTGCGATTTTGCCCCGGCACAGGTGGCCGGCCCATCGGCCAACCAGCGCGTAGCCCAGCGTGGGCATGCCCAACGCTTTTTGGATCATGCCCCACAGGTCCATCACGACGGTCGCGCCGATTCCGACCAAGACCACTTTTGCCGCCACTTCCATCGATCCCATGTCCTGTCCTTTCATTGATGAGCGCATCGTTTGCAGGCATCATAGAAGTTAAAGTCAACTTCAAGTCAAGGAGGGCGCCATGGATATTTCGGAAGTCGCCCGGCGCACGGGCCTGCCGGCCTCCACGCTGCGGTTCTATGAAAACAGGGGCTTGATCACGGCAGTCAGCGCCGCTGGCGAGCGCCGGAGGTTTGCGCCCGGCGTGCTGGATCAACTGGCACTGATCGCGCTGGGGCAGGCAGGCGGCCTGTCGCTGGACGAGATCCAGGCCATGCTCTCGCCCGAGGGGGCGCTGCGGGTGGACAGGCAGTTGCTGCTGGACAAGGCCGACGGCATAGACGCGACCATCAAGCGCCTGCGGGCGATGAGCCAGGGCTTGCGCCATGCCGCGGTATGTCCCGCCGCCAACCATGCGCAATGCCCGACTTTCCAGCGCTTGCTGAAGGCGGCTGCGGGCAGGGTGAAGCAAGGCAGAACGGCGACGGCCGTCGCGAAGCAAAAAAACGCCATCCGCCCTTAACGGGAGGATGGCGCCAACTAGCTCTCGGGGAGCCTTACTTCGCGGCGGGGGCGCCCTTGCCCATGCTCATCAAACGTTGCTTGAGCTGGGGGTCCTGCTGTATGGCCTGGCCGATGCCGTTGAATTCGTCGACGCTCAGGCCGTCGGCCTGCACCAGCTTGACCATCTTGGCGTCGGCTTCCTCGACGACCTTCTGCTTGGCGGCATCCGTCTTGGCGGCGTCGACCTTGGGGCGGTACTCGTCGACGACGCCGGAAATCTTCTGCGATGCCGAAGCGAAACGCTGCAATTGCTGGTCGGTCGGCTGGATCGCGGGCGCGGGCGCCATGCGCGGTTGGGCCTGGGTCTGGCCTTGCGCCTGGCTGGCCTGTTGCGCGAGGGCGGGAGCACCGGACAGCGCCGTCGCCAGCACGGCGGCGGACAGGAATGCATAAGTGGAACGCTGCATGAAACCTCCTTGTTCCGGTTGAATGTCGGGCCATGATGACGACACGGCCGGTGCGCGGGCAAGTTTCGCGATGTGTTTTCCTGTGTCGGCAGGACACGGGATGCGCGCGCGCTTCGGGAGGGAGCCCCCCGGGGCGCGCCGGAAACGTTTTGCGCGGTTTCGTAGTCGCTGCTGGCCGCGATGTTTCCTTAGGTTTAAGCGGGACGGGTCCTAGAGCAGCAACATGCTCAGCATCACCAGCGCCAGCAGCAGCACGTAGACTCGTGCGTGCAGGCGGTCCGGGATGCGCGGGATCAGCGGCGCGGCCAGGCGGATGCCGACCAGCGAGCCCAATGCCAGCGCGGCGAAGGCCAGCAGGTCGACGTAGCCCACGATCCAGGGCGCCAAGGGGGCCGCCAGGCCGCCGGCCGCCGCCATGTAGGCGAGTGTTCCCACCACCGCCACCGGCAGCGTCAGCGGATTGGCCATCGCCGCCGCCTTGGCCATGGGCAGGCCGCGGCGGCGCAGCAGTGGCACGGTCATGACGCTGCCGCCTACGCCCAGGAAGGCCGCGACCGCGCCGATGATCACCCCGCCGCCTATCAGGGCGCCACGTTCCAGCGGCCGGGGCCGCTCGTCGCCCTGCGCCATGAAGCCCTGGCGCAGCAGGCAATCCAGGATGGTTACGCCCAGGTAGGCGATGAAGGCGTAGCGCACGAAGTCGCCGCTGGCACGGGTAGCCGCCAGCGCGCCCAGCGCCGCTCCCGCCGCGATGAAGCCGGCCAGGGGCCAGACGTAGGCGCGCAGGATATTGCCGGCGCGCTGATGCTTGCGCGTCGCCGCCAACGAATTCACGATCATGACGCAGGTGGACGTGGCCACCGCGATGTGCATGGCCGCCAGGCCGATGGCGTCTTGCGCGCCGTGCGCGGCGGTCAACACCGCGTACAGCACAGGCACCACGACAAAGCCGCCGCCAAAACCGAACAGCACGGTGGTCACGCCGCTCAAGCAGCCGAACAGGGCCAGAACCAGATAAAGCATGCTGCGTCCTTCCAGGGAAAGCGTCACGATACGGCAGCCGGCCATGGCCCGCTTTCGAGGATGAGACAATAATGTTCGAGTTTCGGCCAATCGACATGCCGCCGCGACGGCGGCTCCCAACGCGATGCGCAATACCCACATCGACCGCTATGACCGCCTGGACCGCGCCGTCGTCGCCATCGGCAACGACTATCCGCCCGGACGGCTGCTGCCCGCCCACGCGCACCGCCGCGCCCAACTGCTTTACGGCGCCACTGGCGTCATGCACGTGGTCACGCGCGACGGCAACTGGGTGGTACCGCCGCAGCGCGCGGTGTGGATCCCGGCGGGCGTGGCGCATCAGGTCCGCATGCTGGGCGTCAGCACGCGCAGCGCCTATATCGAACCCGGAGCGGCGCGCGCGGACCGCGAGGCCTGCGAGGTGATCGAGGTGTCGCCGCTGCTACGCCAGCTGCTGCTGGACGCGGTGGACATGCCGGCGGCCTACGATGAAGCAGGACGCGACGGCGCGCTGGCGTCCTTGCTGCTGCACGAGGTCGAGCGCGCGCCGGTGCTGCCCCTGCACATCCCGCTGCCGCGCGACAGGCGCCTGGCGCCCTTGTGCAAGGCCTTCATCGCCGCGCCGGATGCGCGCGCCGCGCCGCAGGCTTGGGCCGGGCGCCTGCACATGAGTCCGCGCACGTTCAGCCGCCATTTCCGTCAGCAGACGGGCATGGCGTTTTCGGAATGGCGCCAGCGCGCCTGCGTGGTGCTGGCCTTGTCGCGGCTGGCCTCGGGCGACTCGGTGACCGCCATCGCGCTGGATTTTGGCTACCAGAGTCCCGCGGCGTTTTCCACGATGTTCCGGCGGGTGCTGGGCCGCCCGCCCACGGGGTATCTGCGTGAAGGCTGAGGGCGGTTGGTACTATGCCGGCTCTCGTGGCGGCTACTTCTGGCCGCCGGGCTACGCCATTCCATGACCAATACGCATACGCCGCTATCCATCGGCATCGCTGGCGCGGGCAGCGCCGGATTGGCCGCCGCGCTGGCGCTGGCGCAAGCCGGCCATCAGGTGCGCGTCTTCGAAAAGCACCAGGGCTTCACCACGCTGGGCGCGGGACTGCTGCTGCAGCCGCCCGGCGTGCGCGCGCTGGCGGCGCTGGGCGTGGACGTCGCGGCGCTGAACGTGGGCGCGCCGATCGACCGCTTGCTGGGCCTGTCGCATCGCGGCTGGCGGGTCGTGGACATCGACTACGTCGGCGACGGCGCGCGGGCGGTGACGCGGGCAGCGCTGGGCGGCGTGCTGTTCGAGGCCGCGCGGCGCGCGGGCGTCGAGTTCTCGTTCGGCTGTCCGGTCACGACGCTGGCGACCCGCGAGGGCAGGGCGCACGTGACGCATGGCGCGGGCGAGGCCCGGGCCGAGTCCAGTTTCGACGTGTTCGTGGTGGCCGATGGCGCCGCCTCCGCGCTGCGCGAGCAGGTCGGGCTGGCTGCCAGTTCGCGCGTCTATGCCTGGGGCGCGTTGTGGGGCCAGTTCTGGACGCCCGGCTGGAGCGGCGCGACGCAACTGCTGCAGCGGTTTCGCGGCACCCGCGAGATGATGGGCCTGCTGCCCACCGAGATCGGCCCGCAGGGCGTGCGCCTGTCGCTGTTCTGGAGCATCCGGCACGACGCCTTGCCGGCCTGGCGCGCCGCGCCCATCGGCGCTTGGAAGGACCGCATGCTGTCCTTGTGGCCGGAGGCCGCGCCGGTGGTCGATCAGATCTCGCGGCATGAGGACCTGGCTGTGGCCACTTACCGCCACACCTGGCCGCGCGGACTGGCTTCGGGTCCGTATTGCGCCGTGGGCGACGCGGGCCACGCGATGAGCCCGCAGCTGGGCCTGGGAACGACGCTGGCGGTGCTGGATGCGCTGGCGCTGGCGCAGGCCCTGGGGCAGCACGGCGCCGCCGCGGGACCGGCGCGCTATGCCCGCAGCCGGCTGCTGCCTTCGCGCCTGTACCAGACGCTCAGCCGCGCGCTGACGCCTTGTTTTCAGGCCTCGGGGCCGGGGCTGTGGCGCGATCTGCTGTTCGGCGGCGGGCTGCTCGTGCCCGGCGTGAAACCGCTGATGAAGCGCGGCCTGCTGGCCATGCCGCAGCCCAAGGGCCCGGGCCGCGGCTGATCCGCCGCGCGGGCGGCCTTCAGGCCGCGTACCAGAGCACGGCGAAGAAGTGGCACACCGTGCCGGCGAGCACGAACAGATGCCAGATGAAGTGGCTGTAGCGCCAGCGGTTGTCCAGCACGAAGAACACCACGCCGCCGGTGTAGGCCAACCCGCCGGCCACCAGCCACCACAGGCCGCCGGTAGGCACGCGCTCGATCAGCGGATTGACCGCGATGATCACCAGCCAGCCCATCGCCAGGTACAGGCCCGTGGAGATGGCCGGGCGGTTCAGCCGCTTGCTGGCTTTCAGCCCCACGCCCAGCAGGGCCATGCCCCAGACCAGGCCGAACAGGGTCCAGCCCCAGGGCCCGCGCAGGGCGCCCAGGGCGAAGGGCGTGTAGGTGCCCGCGATCAGCAGATAGATGGCGGAATGGTCCAGCACGTTGAAGAGCTGCTTGGCGCGGCTCTTGGGCAGCGCGTGATAGATGGTGGACGCCAGGTACAGCAGGCACATCGTCGCGGCGAAGACGGCGGCCCCCGCAATGAAGGCGGCGTCGCCCTGGCGCACGGCGGCCAGGATCAGGATGGGGGCGGACGCCACGGCGGCCGCGGCGCCGACGCCGTGGCTGATGGAGTTGGCGATTTCCTCGCCCAGGGTCTGGGGTCTGTCGTTGGGGAACATGAATGCGTCTTGGTTGGTTCAGGTGTACACCTTAGGCGCTTTGGCGCGGCGGCTCAAGGCGCCAAGCGGGCTGGCCGCGGCCGACGCGATGTCCGTTTGATCTACTGCAAATCGACCGGCGTGCCGGCGCCCCGAAAGCGCTGCCTGCAAGTTACTCTGTGATACATTCAGCGCGCAAGCAAACGCAGGTTTACTGGCCGAGGCCTAGCAATGGCGCGCAGTTTTACCAATTTGTTTTTCAAGGCCGCGAAGAAGATCGGCAAGCTGCAGCGCGCCGCAATGCGCATGGCCGCGCCCAAGGCTGCCAAGAAGCGTGGCGCGCCCAAGCGCCGGACGGCCAAGCCCGCCGCAGCCTCCGCGTCCCGCAGTGCCGCCGCGCCTTCGCTGGGGACGGGCCGCTGGGAAGCCTCGCGCCAGTTTTCCGACGGCCAGGGCCGCCGCCTTACCTACGCGCGCTACACGCCCGCTGCCGCGCCGCGCGCCGGCATGCCGCTGGTGGTGATGCTGCATGGCTGCAGGCAGACGGCGCTGTCGTTCGCCCGCGGTTCGCGCATGAACCAATGGGCCGACGCGGGCGGCTTCATGGTGTTGTACCCGCAGCAGTCCATGACCCGTCAGATGCAGCGCTGCTGGCGCTGGTTCCAGCCGGACGACGCGCACGGCGGGGCGGAAGCCGACCTGATCGCCGCGCTGATCCGCGCGGAATGCGCCAGGCATGCGCTGGATCCCGAACGCGTCTACATCGCGGGCCTGTCGGCCGGGGCCGGCATGGCCGCGCTGGTGGCCTTGCGCCATCCGCGCCTGATTGCCGCCGTGGCCATGCATTCCGGGCCGGTGGCGGGCGACGCCCACAGCGCCACCGGCGGCATCGGCACGATGCGGCGCGGCGCACTCAAGCCGCTGCTGCCCTTGCTGGAAAAGGTCGCGGATCCGGCGGTCTTCCGGCTCGGCATGCCCGCCATGATTCTGCAGGGACAGCTGGATCCGACGGTGGCGCCGCGCAATGCCAAACAATTGTTCGAACAGTTCCGCGCCGTGAATGATCTGCCGCCCGAAAGCGTGCCGGTCGAGCGCGTGCTGGGCTTGGGCACGGATAAATCCTACCGCCGCGTCGACATGCTGCGAGGCAGCCGCACGGTGCTGCGGCTATGCGAAATCACGCTGCTGGAACATGCCTGGAGCGGCGGCGACGCCTCGGTGCGCTATCACGCGCGTAGCGGGCCGGACGCCTCGGCGCTGATCTGGCGTTTCTTCCAGACGCAGCGCCGCGCGGCCGGCGGGCAGGCGGAATAGGCCAGGGTCCGCCCGCGCGGCGCGCAACAGCCCCGGCAGTAAGATCAACGTATTCCCGGCGCGCCGGCGCGTTCCGCGCCAGTCGTCTCGTCCCTGTCCGGAGTCCCCGCCATGTCACTTTCCATGTACCAGGCCAGCGTGCCTGCCTTCGTCCGCGGCCTGAACGTGCTGGCCGCGCTGCTGCAAAAGGCCGCCGACCACGCCGCCGCCGCCGGCATGGATCCGGCTGAACTCATCAATGCCCGCCTGGCGCCGGACATGTATCCGCTGAGCGGCCAGATCCAGCGCGCCAGCGACGCCTCCAAGTTTGCGGTGCAGCGCCTGTCGCGGGTGGAAGCGCCTAAATTTCCGGACGAGGAAACCACCTTCGAGCAATTGCAGCAGCGCATCGCCGCCACCCTCGCGTATCTGCAGGGCGTGGCGGCGGATCGGCTGGACGGCGCCGAAGGCCGCAAGGTGTCGCTGGCGTTCGGCGACTTCAAGCAGGAATTCCGCGGCGACGACTATCTGCTGACGTTCGCGCTGCCGAACTTCTACTTCCATGTCACGACGGCGTACGCCATCCTGCGTCACGCGGGCGTGAAGATCGGCAAGCTGGATTTCCTGGGGCCGTATCCGCAGCCGGCCGCTTAACCCTGTTTCTTTGAAGGGTCGCCGCAGCCTTCCATCGGACCCATCTTCGCCATGTTCTCCTGAACTTCCTGCGGCGTCAGGTCGAACTTGTGCGTGGCGATGGACCAGCGGTGCCCGCAAGGGTCCACCACCTGGCCGTAGCGGTCGCCCCAGAACATGTCCGCCACGGGCATGGTCACCTGGGCCCCGGCCGCCACCGCCTGTTTCATGGCGGCGTCCACGTCGGCCACGTACAGGTGCAGGGTGACGGGCGTGCCCTTGAGCGCCTTCGGGCCCAGGCTGCCCCATTCTGGGAAGTCGTCCATCAGCATCATGACCGAATCGCCGATGCGTATGGCGGCATGCATGATCTTGCCGTTGGGGCCAGGCAGGCGCGCCAGTTCCTCGGCATTGAAGGCCTTCTTGTAGAAGTCGATGGCCTGCGCCGCGCCTTCGCACACGATGTGCGGGGTGAGCGTGTGCATGCCTTCGGGTATGGGTTTGCTTGCAGGGTTAGCCATGAGGTGTCTCCAGATTGTTCAATAAGGGGCGGGGAGGTTGCGTCGCTGTTTCAGTTGCCGACCAGCGTGGTGAAGCCGCCCCAGCACATGCGCTTGAAGTCGAACACGCCTTCGCAGCAGTTCTCGGCCAGGCGCGGGTCCGACATGACCTTGGCGTTGATCCGGTCGCGGTCCGCCTTGTTGGCGTAGGTGATCCAGGCGAAAACCACCGTTTCGTCCTCGCGCGCGCCGGCCGCGGCGCTGAACGCGGCGAAACCTTCCTTGTCGATCTCTTCGGCCACGCATTCGCGGTAGTCGAGGGCGCCGTGCTCCAGCCACACCGCCTGCGCCTGCTGCGCCATCTTCCGGTAGGTTTCGAGGTTGGCCTTGGGCACGGGCAGCAGGAATCCGTCTACATACTTTTCCATCAGTAACTCCTTTGATCCATGTTGTTCTGTTCCACGCCAGGGCGCCCGCAAGCCGCCTCTGGCGCGGCCCGGATCGTATTCCGGTAAGTATCACTGTATCGGGATCGGCGGCGATTTCAGATAGGCGATTGCGACAATCTTGAGGGTGGATTGCGACAGCCTGCGGGGGTATGCTTTGCAGGATGAAAAACGTCGCCTTCCTACTGCCCCTGGGGGCGAACATCGCCTCGCTGGAAACCGCCAGGCACGGCTTTCTGGTCGCCAACGAGTACCTGGCCGCGCACGGGCGCGAACCCAGGTTCACGGTGCGCACCCTGGCCCTGACCCGCGAAGTCCGCCTGGACCAGGGCCGCATCACGGTGCAGGCCGACATGGTGCTGGCCGATGCCCACGACATCGACATCTGCATCGCGCCGCCGCTGTTGGGTTCGGTGTCCGACGCGGTGCTGTCCAACCGCGAACTGATCGAATGGCTGTCGCGCCATCATCGCGAGGGCGGCGAAGTCGCCAGCCTGTGCATGGGCGCGGCGTTGCTGGCGGCGGGCGGGGTCCTGGACGGTCAGCAGGCGGTGGTCCATTGGGTGGCGCAGAACCTCTACGCCAGCCTGTTTCCCAACGTGCAATGGGTCAGCGACCGCGTGGTCATGGCGGACAACGGCATCTACACGAGCGGCGGCGCGTTCTCCGCCGCGCACCTGGTGCTGCACCTGATCGAAAAATACACCGACCGCGACACTGCCATCTGGTGCGCCAAGTATTTCCAGCTCGACTGGAGCCGCCAGAGCCAGTTGCCGTTCGCGGTGTTCGTGGGACAGAAAGCCCATGCCGACGAGGTCGTGCGCGCGGTGCAGAACTACATCGAAGGCCGCTACACGGAAAAAATCACCGTCGAGGAACTGGCCGGCCGCCATGCCATGGGACGCCGCACGCTGGAGCGGCGCTTTCGCCAGGCCACCGGCAACAGCATCGTCGAGTACGTGCAGCGGGTGCGCGTGGAAGCCGCCAAGAAGCGCCTGGAAACCTCGCGCAAGAGCGTGGCCGAAGTCATGTACGAAGTCGGCTACAACGACACCAAGGCCTTCCGCGACATCTTCAGCAAGTATTGCGGCATGTCGCCAGTGG includes these proteins:
- a CDS encoding ABC transporter ATP-binding protein gives rise to the protein MQPVISVQDLSKRYASGFQALKSVNLDIQRGEIFALLGPNGAGKTTLISIICGIVNPTAGRVLADGHDILTEFRAARAKIGLVPQEISTDAFESVWNTVNFSRGLFGKPADHAYVEKVLRDLSLWDKKDSRIMALSGGMKRRVMIAKALSHEPAILFLDEPTAGVDVELRRGMWEMVRRLRESGVTIILTTHYIEEAQEMADRVGVIRKGEIILVEEKHALMAKLGKRQLALTLKAPLPGIPTALDAFQLELSDNGHKLVYTYDNQGGGEISRLLHELSRLEIEFTDLNSSESSLEDIFVSLVHGQS
- a CDS encoding ABC transporter permease, translating into MNFYAIRAIYLFEMARAWRTLMQSVLSPVISTSLYFVVFGSAIGSHMVEIDGVSYGAFIVPGMIMLSLLTQSIANASFGIYMPRFSGTIYEIHSAPISYVEIVMGYVGAAASKSIILGLIMLATARLFVSFEVAHPFWMLGFLVLTAVTFSLFGFIIGIWADGFEKLQIIPLMIITPLTFLGGTFYSIKMLPPFWQTATLFNPVVYLVSGFRWAFYGVADVSVEVSVGMTLVFLLACLVGVRWIFKTGYRLKT
- a CDS encoding glutathione S-transferase family protein, with the translated sequence MTPDLTLYDLAGADASLRFSPHCWKTHMALAHKGLTATTVPWRFTEKEAIDFSGQKLVPVLVHDDHVVSDSWQIACYLEDTFPERPSLFGGASGRALSLFVNSWSDTTLVPTLARLLLPSIHGLIHEKDRDYFRATREKRFGRLEDLPSGYDDQVAALRSALLPLRQMLGKQPYLAGEQPAYADYAVFGMFMWARCTSTLELLAGDDPIHAWRERLLDAHGGMARRAPMAQS
- a CDS encoding GNAT family N-acetyltransferase, giving the protein MTATEASRLTIRRACVEDAPAVLRIFDDVIAWFVSMGNEGQWGSEPWSTLPKRIAGVTEACALPGAWVAEEPGGAIHGALVLGSSMPYVPAATEPEIYVRLLVASRDERARGLGRRLLAFADDQARAASVERLRVDCYGGGNGALARFYESCGYERISTFDVNGWPGQLLGRTLIRPDADR
- a CDS encoding DUF2938 domain-containing protein: MGSMEVAAKVVLVGIGATVVMDLWGMIQKALGMPTLGYALVGRWAGHLCRGKIAHANIGRAEPITGESPLGWTIHYAVGLAFAALLVGIQGAAWLRDPTWLPALAVGVVTVAMPFFVMQPAMGAGIAASRTPTPWKNRLRSLATHAVFGCGLYLSAVLLRLVWN
- a CDS encoding helix-turn-helix domain-containing protein, which codes for MDISEVARRTGLPASTLRFYENRGLITAVSAAGERRRFAPGVLDQLALIALGQAGGLSLDEIQAMLSPEGALRVDRQLLLDKADGIDATIKRLRAMSQGLRHAAVCPAANHAQCPTFQRLLKAAAGRVKQGRTATAVAKQKNAIRP
- a CDS encoding DUF4168 domain-containing protein, which encodes MQRSTYAFLSAAVLATALSGAPALAQQASQAQGQTQAQPRMAPAPAIQPTDQQLQRFASASQKISGVVDEYRPKVDAAKTDAAKQKVVEEADAKMVKLVQADGLSVDEFNGIGQAIQQDPQLKQRLMSMGKGAPAAK
- a CDS encoding sulfite exporter TauE/SafE family protein, which codes for MLYLVLALFGCLSGVTTVLFGFGGGFVVVPVLYAVLTAAHGAQDAIGLAAMHIAVATSTCVMIVNSLAATRKHQRAGNILRAYVWPLAGFIAAGAALGALAATRASGDFVRYAFIAYLGVTILDCLLRQGFMAQGDERPRPLERGALIGGGVIIGAVAAFLGVGGSVMTVPLLRRRGLPMAKAAAMANPLTLPVAVVGTLAYMAAAGGLAAPLAPWIVGYVDLLAFAALALGSLVGIRLAAPLIPRIPDRLHARVYVLLLALVMLSMLLL
- a CDS encoding AraC family transcriptional regulator, translating into MRNTHIDRYDRLDRAVVAIGNDYPPGRLLPAHAHRRAQLLYGATGVMHVVTRDGNWVVPPQRAVWIPAGVAHQVRMLGVSTRSAYIEPGAARADREACEVIEVSPLLRQLLLDAVDMPAAYDEAGRDGALASLLLHEVERAPVLPLHIPLPRDRRLAPLCKAFIAAPDARAAPQAWAGRLHMSPRTFSRHFRQQTGMAFSEWRQRACVVLALSRLASGDSVTAIALDFGYQSPAAFSTMFRRVLGRPPTGYLREG
- a CDS encoding FAD-dependent oxidoreductase, which produces MTNTHTPLSIGIAGAGSAGLAAALALAQAGHQVRVFEKHQGFTTLGAGLLLQPPGVRALAALGVDVAALNVGAPIDRLLGLSHRGWRVVDIDYVGDGARAVTRAALGGVLFEAARRAGVEFSFGCPVTTLATREGRAHVTHGAGEARAESSFDVFVVADGAASALREQVGLAASSRVYAWGALWGQFWTPGWSGATQLLQRFRGTREMMGLLPTEIGPQGVRLSLFWSIRHDALPAWRAAPIGAWKDRMLSLWPEAAPVVDQISRHEDLAVATYRHTWPRGLASGPYCAVGDAGHAMSPQLGLGTTLAVLDALALAQALGQHGAAAGPARYARSRLLPSRLYQTLSRALTPCFQASGPGLWRDLLFGGGLLVPGVKPLMKRGLLAMPQPKGPGRG
- the trhA gene encoding PAQR family membrane homeostasis protein TrhA, with the translated sequence MFPNDRPQTLGEEIANSISHGVGAAAAVASAPILILAAVRQGDAAFIAGAAVFAATMCLLYLASTIYHALPKSRAKQLFNVLDHSAIYLLIAGTYTPFALGALRGPWGWTLFGLVWGMALLGVGLKASKRLNRPAISTGLYLAMGWLVIIAVNPLIERVPTGGLWWLVAGGLAYTGGVVFFVLDNRWRYSHFIWHLFVLAGTVCHFFAVLWYAA